The following are encoded together in the Halobaculum limi genome:
- a CDS encoding ABC transporter permease, with protein sequence MRLRWVAGRLGGAVLTVLVALSATFLVVALAPNTAVEGAVATASLASQGGLNASELESLRQSYLEARGLNRPLWVRYLGYMRDMLTLQWGVSFTLGAPVTALVADRLERTLRYALPGFLLAVALGVSGGLYSTARDGTRSAAAVRVGGYLAFGVPNFWLAALCLWAVTLPGIADRVGQGWWLTKLVAPAVLLATTLFASQLAYTRSETREVVGADFVRYLHAKGLPGWQVAVRVLKNVVAPVAALFVTDLLAVLVLTVYVLEFAFDIPGLGRLSYHAAIERDMPLLLGTAVVVVVIGVVGNVASDVAAAIADPRTREEVEQ encoded by the coding sequence GTGAGACTGCGGTGGGTCGCCGGTCGACTCGGTGGGGCAGTACTCACCGTCCTCGTGGCGTTGAGTGCGACGTTCCTCGTCGTCGCACTCGCGCCAAACACCGCCGTCGAGGGCGCAGTGGCGACGGCGTCGCTCGCCTCGCAAGGCGGCCTCAACGCCTCCGAACTGGAGTCGCTTCGACAGTCGTATCTGGAAGCCAGGGGCTTGAACCGCCCGTTGTGGGTGCGCTACCTCGGATATATGCGTGATATGCTGACGCTCCAGTGGGGCGTCTCGTTCACGCTCGGGGCGCCCGTCACGGCGCTCGTGGCCGACCGCCTCGAACGGACGCTCCGCTACGCACTTCCGGGCTTCCTCCTCGCGGTCGCCCTCGGCGTGAGCGGGGGCCTGTACTCGACCGCTCGCGACGGGACGCGAAGCGCCGCCGCCGTCCGGGTTGGGGGCTACCTCGCGTTCGGCGTCCCCAACTTCTGGCTCGCGGCGCTGTGTCTGTGGGCGGTGACGCTCCCCGGCATCGCCGACAGGGTCGGACAGGGCTGGTGGCTGACGAAACTCGTCGCGCCGGCGGTGCTGCTTGCGACGACGCTGTTCGCGAGCCAGTTGGCCTACACGCGCTCTGAGACGCGCGAGGTGGTCGGCGCGGACTTCGTCCGTTACCTCCACGCGAAGGGGCTGCCGGGGTGGCAGGTCGCCGTTCGCGTCCTCAAGAACGTCGTCGCGCCCGTGGCGGCGCTGTTCGTGACGGATCTACTCGCGGTGCTGGTGTTGACGGTGTACGTCCTCGAGTTCGCATTCGACATCCCCGGCCTCGGCCGCCTCTCGTATCACGCCGCCATCGAGCGCGATATGCCGCTGTTGCTGGGAACGGCCGTCGTCGTCGTCGTCATCGGCGTCGTCGGCAACGTCGCCAGCGACGTCGCGGCTGCTATCGCTGACCCTCGAACTCGTGAGGAGGTGGAGCAGTGA
- a CDS encoding acyl-CoA dehydrogenase family protein: MSTLPEDDALVDEFAVPDDVRPVVDRVVSFIEDDVRSFEAEHADHVGGPLAYLDENGRMTPEAMALRDTIRQRSANAGLYALHMPEEVGGGGLSQREHFYVQEAVFRYGTGHGSGLARAMMAWTEGPSPMLLHLDESQRREWLDPLVSGEETACIGITEPGAGSDVTAIETIAERDGDGWVLDGDKRYITNGPFADTAQILARVPDADGGPSESMAMFLVDTDNPGFEVGSMNLNLMMDGITSDLHLRDCRVDGDQMIGEVGDGLPLALTWVNWRRACRPGMCVGLGRYLLDQMLTYAKDRETFGEPIGSNQAVQWPIVETATEIHAVRNMATTMLAEYDAMTTLESLDQSAAARRRLSMLKYYPEDRLFDWSDRAIQVLGGYGLMRAGGVERVFRVARNLKIPAGSTEVQKRTIAKTLGLP; the protein is encoded by the coding sequence ATGTCAACACTCCCCGAAGACGACGCACTCGTGGACGAGTTCGCCGTCCCCGACGACGTCCGTCCGGTCGTCGACCGCGTCGTCTCGTTCATCGAGGACGACGTCCGCTCGTTCGAGGCGGAACACGCCGACCACGTCGGCGGGCCCCTCGCGTACCTCGATGAGAACGGCCGGATGACGCCCGAAGCGATGGCGCTTCGGGACACTATCCGGCAGCGGAGTGCGAACGCGGGACTGTACGCGCTCCATATGCCCGAGGAGGTTGGCGGGGGCGGGCTCTCCCAACGCGAACACTTCTACGTGCAGGAAGCCGTATTCCGCTACGGCACCGGACACGGGTCCGGACTCGCGCGGGCGATGATGGCGTGGACGGAGGGGCCGTCGCCGATGCTGCTCCACCTCGACGAGTCCCAGCGCCGCGAGTGGCTCGACCCACTCGTCTCAGGTGAGGAGACGGCGTGCATCGGCATCACCGAACCCGGTGCAGGGTCGGACGTGACTGCCATCGAGACGATCGCCGAACGCGACGGCGACGGCTGGGTACTCGACGGTGACAAACGCTACATCACGAACGGCCCGTTCGCAGACACCGCACAGATTCTCGCCCGGGTGCCCGACGCCGACGGCGGGCCGTCCGAGTCGATGGCGATGTTCCTCGTCGATACCGACAATCCCGGGTTCGAGGTCGGATCGATGAACCTGAACCTGATGATGGACGGCATCACCTCTGACCTGCACCTCCGAGATTGCCGCGTCGACGGCGACCAGATGATCGGAGAAGTTGGCGATGGCCTACCACTGGCGCTGACCTGGGTGAACTGGCGGCGAGCGTGTCGCCCGGGAATGTGCGTCGGATTGGGGAGATACCTCCTCGATCAGATGCTCACCTACGCGAAGGACCGCGAGACGTTCGGCGAACCCATCGGGTCGAACCAGGCGGTCCAGTGGCCCATCGTCGAGACGGCGACGGAGATTCACGCGGTTCGGAATATGGCGACGACGATGCTCGCGGAGTACGACGCGATGACGACGCTGGAGTCCCTCGACCAGTCGGCAGCGGCGCGACGGCGCCTGTCGATGCTGAAGTACTACCCCGAGGACCGCCTGTTCGACTGGTCCGACCGTGCGATACAGGTGCTGGGCGGCTACGGCCTGATGCGTGCGGGTGGCGTCGAACGCGTGTTCCGCGTCGCCCGCAACCTCAAGATTCCGGCGGGGTCGACGGAGGTGCAAAAGCGAACAATCGCGAAGACGCTCGGGTTGCCCTGA
- a CDS encoding alkaline phosphatase family protein, translated as MRGRDRDILLVVLDGAADRPAPELDGETPLEAAETPNLDRLATAGINGTMHVADPGVPLSSDLAHARLFGYDPVELPGRGVLEARGFGIDPTLGSVVCSASFASLGEDGSTVADRHLADDAANFADLAGIPGVDGVDVPVVDGCHVSFEYTWKNRGIVSITADTVVSPDVTDVDPFAEGLPVVAPEPTHDATDRPAAQATADALRTYTRGTRSALSATDGPADVVLSKWAAAPVSVDPFAARTGLDGVSLTPKPVLTGLAHTLEMAHVDPPADYDDRATAALSALADHEFVHVHYPEPDEVSHAAGPREKCAELEAIDASLGDVVDRALEDPELVTVVTADHTTPSTEDVVHSGEPVPVTLVSEGTRVDGVDATGERPAATGGLRGVRGSDLLRVARAAADRVLLDGLRRTPAVHDYPTDDVTPLWPKR; from the coding sequence ATGCGAGGACGCGACCGAGACATCCTGTTGGTGGTGCTCGACGGCGCCGCCGACCGTCCAGCGCCGGAACTCGACGGAGAGACGCCACTCGAGGCCGCCGAGACGCCGAATCTCGATAGACTCGCGACCGCCGGCATCAACGGGACGATGCACGTCGCCGACCCAGGCGTTCCGCTGTCGAGTGACCTTGCGCACGCGCGACTGTTCGGCTACGACCCGGTCGAACTCCCCGGCAGAGGCGTCCTCGAAGCACGCGGATTTGGCATCGATCCGACGCTGGGGAGCGTCGTCTGTTCGGCGTCGTTCGCGTCGCTCGGCGAAGATGGCTCGACCGTGGCAGACCGCCACCTCGCCGACGATGCGGCCAACTTCGCCGACCTCGCCGGGATTCCCGGTGTCGACGGCGTCGACGTGCCCGTCGTCGACGGCTGTCACGTCTCCTTCGAGTACACGTGGAAGAACCGGGGTATCGTCTCGATTACTGCGGACACGGTGGTGTCCCCAGACGTGACTGACGTCGATCCGTTCGCCGAGGGATTGCCAGTCGTCGCACCGGAACCCACCCACGATGCAACCGACCGACCGGCCGCACAGGCGACCGCCGACGCACTCCGGACGTACACCAGGGGAACACGCTCGGCGCTGTCGGCGACGGATGGGCCTGCAGACGTGGTTCTCTCGAAGTGGGCGGCCGCACCGGTATCGGTCGACCCGTTCGCTGCGCGAACTGGGCTCGACGGGGTGAGTCTGACCCCAAAGCCAGTGTTGACGGGCCTCGCGCACACGCTCGAGATGGCGCACGTCGACCCGCCCGCGGACTACGACGACCGTGCGACGGCGGCGCTGTCAGCGCTCGCGGACCACGAGTTCGTCCACGTCCACTACCCCGAACCGGACGAGGTGTCACACGCGGCCGGCCCCCGTGAGAAGTGCGCAGAACTGGAGGCTATCGACGCCTCGCTGGGCGACGTAGTGGACCGGGCGCTCGAAGACCCGGAACTCGTCACCGTCGTCACCGCAGACCACACGACGCCGAGCACAGAGGACGTGGTTCACTCGGGCGAACCCGTTCCGGTGACGCTCGTGTCGGAGGGGACGCGCGTCGACGGCGTCGACGCCACAGGCGAGCGTCCCGCGGCGACGGGTGGCCTCCGGGGCGTTCGTGGGTCGGATCTGCTCCGAGTCGCGCGGGCCGCCGCCGACCGCGTACTGCTCGACGGACTGCGACGAACGCCCGCAGTTCACGACTATCCGACAGACGACGTGACCCCGCTGTGGCCAAAGCGATGA
- a CDS encoding adenylyltransferase/cytidyltransferase family protein codes for MTEPTTENGRVVGHVHGRFQPFHDGHLAYCTWAARECDELLVGITNADPSHVRREDADPDRDDPRNNPFRYYERHRMVTDALAAADLGVQVRVLPFPINRPELWESYAPADAVHFLRVLEAWHEVKADRLRDAGRTVRTTQATRRVSGTGLRDAMAAGDDSWRASVPAAVARVVDDIDGVRRVQRLYERGE; via the coding sequence ATGACCGAGCCAACCACGGAGAACGGGCGGGTCGTCGGCCACGTTCACGGGCGGTTTCAGCCGTTTCACGACGGCCACCTCGCGTACTGCACGTGGGCGGCACGCGAGTGCGACGAGTTGCTCGTCGGCATCACGAACGCGGACCCATCGCACGTCCGGCGAGAAGACGCCGACCCCGACCGGGACGACCCCCGGAACAACCCGTTTCGGTACTACGAGCGCCATCGGATGGTGACTGACGCACTCGCCGCCGCCGACCTCGGCGTCCAGGTTCGGGTGCTGCCGTTTCCGATCAACAGACCGGAGTTGTGGGAGTCGTACGCCCCTGCCGACGCAGTGCACTTCCTGCGCGTCCTCGAAGCGTGGCACGAGGTGAAAGCCGACCGCCTGCGCGATGCCGGACGCACGGTTCGAACCACGCAAGCGACCCGACGCGTGAGCGGAACCGGTCTCAGAGACGCGATGGCCGCCGGCGACGATTCCTGGCGAGCGTCGGTTCCCGCCGCCGTCGCCAGGGTGGTCGACGATATCGACGGCGTGCGGCGGGTGCAGCGACTGTACGAGCGAGGGGAGTGA
- a CDS encoding helix-turn-helix domain-containing protein, with translation MSVSASVAVAPADFLLARALTTDGSARIVAACVVPVADDPLPYLRVSSDDLALLVDLIAADPVVSHVEVIHRGKSEWELAIDWTGAFDGLLAVLRDTDGACTEAVATGKMWYLQLRFRSRERLSTWYRRCSERGIRVDVERIVESDAGERLPDGSQAAMTEAQREALTTALAAGYFSVPRGATLEEVAVELGISDTATSQRIRRGIRNLLDESLGPEGRPFDVTNS, from the coding sequence GTGAGCGTCAGTGCGAGTGTCGCAGTTGCCCCCGCTGATTTCCTGCTAGCCCGTGCGCTAACGACCGACGGATCTGCACGCATCGTCGCGGCGTGTGTCGTCCCCGTGGCAGACGATCCGCTCCCGTATCTCCGGGTGTCGAGCGACGACCTCGCTCTCCTGGTCGATCTGATCGCGGCGGATCCGGTTGTCTCCCACGTCGAGGTTATCCACCGAGGGAAATCCGAGTGGGAACTGGCTATCGACTGGACGGGTGCGTTCGACGGATTGCTCGCGGTCCTGCGCGACACGGACGGGGCGTGTACGGAGGCGGTCGCCACCGGAAAGATGTGGTATCTCCAACTCAGATTCCGCTCGCGCGAACGGCTCTCGACGTGGTATCGCCGCTGTTCAGAACGGGGTATCAGGGTGGACGTCGAGCGAATCGTCGAGTCCGACGCCGGAGAGCGACTGCCAGATGGGTCGCAAGCAGCGATGACGGAGGCGCAACGAGAGGCGCTTACGACTGCACTTGCAGCAGGGTACTTCTCCGTCCCTCGCGGTGCCACCTTAGAGGAGGTCGCAGTGGAACTTGGCATCTCTGACACGGCGACCTCACAGCGCATCCGGCGCGGGATCCGAAACCTGCTCGACGAATCGCTCGGCCCCGAGGGCCGTCCGTTCGACGTGACGAATAGCTGA
- a CDS encoding DUF7557 family protein: MTTTIELSDDLVERIDGHLEEDETREEFIQELVAIFEQEGRFLQEGA; this comes from the coding sequence ATGACGACGACTATCGAACTCAGCGACGACCTCGTGGAACGGATCGATGGCCACCTCGAGGAAGACGAGACGAGAGAGGAGTTCATCCAAGAACTCGTCGCGATCTTTGAGCAGGAGGGTCGATTCCTCCAAGAGGGCGCGTAA
- a CDS encoding phosphoribosyltransferase, with product MFDDRTDAGRQLADLLTECGVEGDVVLGVPRGGLPVARIVADRLDVPLDIVSARKLGAPWNSELAIGAVAGDGSVWLNEQLISEAGIDDEYIEEVRTTERQAAQERLDRYREDRDAVDLTDQRVVIVDDGIATGATMIACVRQVRAAGASSVVVAVPVAPPETVTTLLAEADDVVCVETPDYFGAVGRFYRSFGQVSDDEARTYLR from the coding sequence ATGTTCGACGACCGAACCGACGCGGGTAGACAACTCGCGGATCTACTCACGGAATGCGGGGTCGAGGGGGACGTCGTCCTCGGCGTCCCTCGCGGTGGGTTACCGGTCGCTCGGATCGTCGCAGACCGACTCGACGTGCCTCTCGACATCGTCTCCGCCCGGAAACTGGGGGCTCCGTGGAACTCCGAACTGGCGATCGGTGCTGTCGCGGGCGATGGCAGCGTCTGGTTGAACGAGCAGTTGATCAGCGAGGCGGGCATCGACGACGAGTACATCGAGGAGGTACGGACGACCGAACGGCAGGCGGCACAAGAGCGCCTGGACCGCTATCGAGAGGACCGCGACGCCGTCGACCTCACAGACCAGCGGGTAGTTATCGTCGACGACGGCATCGCCACTGGAGCCACGATGATCGCGTGCGTCAGACAGGTACGGGCCGCCGGTGCGAGTTCGGTCGTCGTCGCCGTTCCGGTCGCACCGCCCGAGACGGTGACGACGCTCTTGGCTGAAGCCGACGACGTCGTGTGCGTCGAGACGCCCGACTACTTCGGCGCAGTGGGTCGCTTCTACCGCTCGTTCGGCCAAGTGAGCGACGACGAGGCGCGGACGTACCTCCGGTAG
- a CDS encoding conjugal transfer protein, which translates to MNRTYIQIIPTAGSNTSKRIPETIGSLHQITSNESQSLASRLNPLKSQSPLTFEFLAVSEGVDAPVEFYYGVDDEDHLDTLEERLRTIYPYTFNLVRRDVDLDQKLGVRQEGDEPDLEKQQVPAGVEWHGKGRRKRDWMTTISPFIPESPSESDSEEPHAPLTPLIDHLSKTTVPVAFQVVFQSKPDWSNKAENRQIDLELEQDTLSQIVVETLLGPSDPDSEIPLNESTKERLRLIDEKTPKRTFTVNARLVAIPGDDSPDSIQSRLNTLRSVFAVLDGPYYEFASRRLQEKGLTQKSKSKHARQLLSAVRDRTIRTGRGKSRPDLVLNGNELANLIIVPTADGLTTEGSRSTRSEQESRNPLPRPNPDLMMHFREGMEIGYALDENGTPEDKPVCIPPSVLPTHYLRAATTGAGKSKAVTNDGLSVYESTSGPVIIIDRKGDGMAEEYLRAHTRRFGISDVEENVLYFPIPDILPGFSFFNITSSLEQGQQRADAVQRKADHYEEILKLAMGAERYERATVSPLLIKALIKTLFDEEYGRENGRYRASEDYFAHEQLEHALDQLWQAGPPNPNENEAPRSSDPEVLRTFRRQLQSDARTFANIMGGVSNRLAYVSQDTHLRQIFNNTEPQFDFGEQLDSNRVILFDLGGLRDDSAKMLTGVILTALEDALRTNEQALNQQPDDYVVNLLIDEAASVVVSDVMNNLLEQGRSFRLSVGLSMQFPEQLEAEGGRRVYLNALNNIGSPILGKINVDRELARALAHEDLNPTEFANRIRSLPRGEWIAQLPSPVFGKTGPYPFSIKPLPIPSGHSESEFPLSDREENRFQEMLTRLRTRVSDEFGVHKDSTPAVDSPSDLRELLGTANPDLDYAFARVIRTVQIRSGTREDNGWVPVETVDSELRSLYSEVDAEPPTLAELAAIRKRSRLIDVEVDLETDELVVRLTEAGESEAKPDTGDVRAAGGDDHDTALLQVEKELTALGFTVSILTQDGSEKPDARATHPNLDSTFAIEVETTTPDNPVKVLTNLRKAQEALDVPVFVVRPGKSGTEWAKRVEGILSPPVRELQTGETRFYTGDSYLSFNGGANEVGGVTAVRNITPEGTAQNIWKRDTGDVVLCDAEGTEYLRVDSLSGLSQDYVPAVYSYDPTTTQYVVHEHGTRHVYDSKSEFEAEWVRIKRPFIPEDELPVPAFQHSAYAIIILGDQDEPVLYDCGETRPLSAILDETPGLAPTETDNSETQSVQAGQVNTAWEETDEDDPPTLESFVESDLVEERDSVVPKQAVFNRYREWAAEHDISDPLNKSWFSRKLNDHLEFGSTRLRVEGTLVHHYTGIRLRTTQESEYEK; encoded by the coding sequence ATGAACAGAACGTACATCCAAATTATCCCTACCGCAGGATCCAACACGAGCAAACGTATCCCCGAAACCATTGGAAGCCTCCACCAAATCACATCGAATGAGTCTCAAAGCCTCGCTTCTCGACTCAATCCACTCAAGTCGCAATCTCCCCTGACGTTTGAGTTTCTCGCAGTTAGTGAGGGCGTCGACGCTCCTGTTGAATTCTATTATGGCGTCGATGACGAGGACCATCTCGATACGCTCGAGGAACGCTTACGAACAATCTATCCATATACGTTCAATCTCGTTCGGAGAGACGTCGATCTTGATCAAAAGCTAGGTGTTCGTCAGGAAGGCGATGAACCTGATCTCGAGAAACAACAGGTTCCAGCCGGTGTTGAATGGCACGGAAAAGGCCGAAGGAAGCGCGACTGGATGACCACAATTTCGCCATTCATTCCTGAGAGCCCATCTGAATCAGATTCAGAAGAGCCTCACGCGCCGCTGACGCCGCTCATCGACCACCTCTCAAAAACGACAGTCCCTGTCGCATTTCAGGTAGTCTTCCAATCGAAGCCGGATTGGTCTAATAAAGCAGAGAATCGGCAGATTGATCTTGAATTGGAGCAAGACACGCTCAGCCAGATAGTCGTCGAGACGCTCCTCGGCCCTTCAGATCCCGACTCTGAGATCCCACTTAATGAGTCTACGAAGGAACGACTGCGTCTTATCGACGAGAAGACACCAAAGCGAACCTTCACTGTGAATGCTCGACTGGTGGCTATTCCTGGCGATGATTCGCCGGACTCAATTCAGTCACGACTGAACACATTGCGTTCGGTCTTTGCGGTGCTTGACGGTCCGTACTACGAGTTTGCAAGCAGACGCCTCCAAGAGAAGGGCCTGACACAGAAGTCGAAATCGAAGCACGCCCGACAACTGCTTTCAGCAGTCAGAGACCGGACAATTCGGACTGGGAGAGGCAAATCTCGGCCAGACCTCGTGCTCAACGGGAACGAGTTAGCGAATCTCATTATCGTCCCAACTGCAGATGGGTTGACCACAGAGGGGTCACGAAGTACTCGTTCAGAACAAGAGAGTCGCAATCCACTCCCACGTCCTAATCCGGACCTAATGATGCACTTCCGAGAGGGGATGGAAATCGGATATGCCCTTGACGAGAACGGAACTCCTGAAGACAAACCAGTCTGTATCCCACCGTCAGTACTCCCCACTCACTACCTCCGAGCAGCGACAACGGGTGCCGGGAAATCAAAAGCAGTCACCAATGACGGCCTCTCGGTTTATGAGTCCACGAGCGGCCCGGTTATTATCATCGACCGGAAGGGTGACGGAATGGCTGAGGAGTATCTCCGGGCCCACACTCGACGATTTGGGATCTCGGACGTTGAAGAGAACGTTCTCTACTTCCCCATTCCAGACATTCTCCCTGGATTTTCGTTCTTCAATATCACATCTAGCCTTGAACAAGGGCAACAACGGGCTGATGCTGTCCAACGGAAAGCCGACCACTACGAGGAGATTCTCAAACTTGCAATGGGTGCCGAGCGCTACGAACGGGCGACCGTCTCTCCGCTCCTGATCAAGGCACTCATCAAGACGCTATTTGACGAGGAATATGGCCGCGAAAACGGTCGCTACCGGGCGAGTGAAGACTATTTCGCCCACGAGCAACTCGAACACGCCCTTGACCAACTGTGGCAAGCTGGCCCGCCGAATCCCAACGAAAACGAAGCTCCCCGGTCGAGTGACCCAGAGGTTCTTCGAACATTCCGCCGTCAACTGCAATCAGACGCCAGAACCTTTGCGAACATTATGGGTGGGGTCAGTAATCGCCTCGCCTACGTCTCACAGGATACGCATCTCCGTCAGATATTCAACAATACTGAGCCACAGTTTGACTTCGGAGAGCAGCTTGACTCGAACCGCGTCATACTGTTCGACCTTGGCGGGCTTCGCGATGATTCTGCCAAAATGCTTACTGGGGTGATTCTGACCGCACTGGAAGATGCATTACGAACCAACGAACAGGCTCTGAATCAACAGCCCGATGATTACGTTGTGAATCTTCTCATTGATGAGGCAGCGTCTGTCGTTGTCTCCGATGTGATGAATAATCTCCTCGAACAGGGCCGAAGCTTTCGTCTTTCTGTGGGTCTCTCGATGCAATTCCCAGAGCAGTTAGAGGCCGAGGGCGGGCGTCGTGTGTATCTAAATGCACTCAACAATATCGGGAGCCCCATCCTTGGGAAAATCAACGTCGACCGTGAGTTAGCACGAGCGCTGGCCCACGAGGACCTCAATCCAACTGAGTTCGCCAACCGAATTCGCTCACTCCCACGAGGTGAATGGATCGCCCAGCTTCCGAGTCCGGTATTCGGTAAAACCGGGCCATACCCGTTCAGCATCAAGCCTCTCCCCATCCCCTCAGGGCACTCTGAGAGCGAGTTCCCACTCTCCGATCGCGAAGAAAATCGATTCCAAGAGATGCTAACCCGTCTTCGTACTCGTGTTTCAGATGAGTTCGGCGTTCACAAAGATTCAACGCCAGCTGTGGACTCTCCGTCTGACCTTCGTGAACTGCTTGGGACAGCCAATCCGGATCTCGATTATGCGTTTGCGCGCGTCATCCGCACTGTCCAAATTCGATCGGGAACTAGAGAAGACAATGGGTGGGTACCTGTCGAAACAGTCGACTCTGAGCTGCGGTCTCTTTATTCAGAGGTTGATGCAGAGCCCCCAACGCTTGCTGAGCTCGCGGCAATACGAAAGCGGTCACGTCTCATCGATGTGGAAGTAGACCTTGAGACAGACGAACTCGTCGTCCGACTAACTGAGGCCGGTGAGAGCGAAGCGAAGCCCGATACAGGTGACGTTCGAGCGGCCGGTGGAGATGACCACGATACCGCACTTCTGCAAGTAGAGAAGGAGCTCACAGCACTCGGATTCACCGTTTCAATACTCACGCAGGACGGAAGTGAAAAACCCGATGCGAGAGCGACGCATCCTAATCTTGACTCGACATTCGCGATCGAAGTCGAGACGACGACACCAGATAATCCGGTGAAGGTTCTCACAAACCTCCGAAAAGCCCAGGAGGCGTTGGACGTGCCAGTATTCGTCGTCCGACCCGGCAAGTCGGGGACTGAATGGGCTAAGCGCGTTGAGGGTATTCTCTCACCACCAGTTCGAGAACTCCAGACTGGCGAAACACGCTTCTATACCGGTGATTCTTATCTCTCGTTTAATGGTGGTGCGAATGAAGTCGGCGGTGTCACTGCAGTTCGAAACATCACTCCTGAGGGTACCGCCCAGAACATCTGGAAACGAGATACTGGCGACGTCGTGCTCTGCGATGCAGAGGGAACAGAGTATCTTCGAGTTGACTCACTTAGCGGACTGTCACAAGATTACGTCCCTGCGGTCTACAGCTACGACCCCACGACTACCCAATACGTTGTTCACGAGCACGGAACACGCCACGTCTACGATTCGAAATCAGAATTTGAGGCTGAGTGGGTCCGCATCAAACGTCCATTCATCCCCGAAGATGAACTCCCTGTGCCAGCATTCCAGCATTCAGCGTATGCAATCATCATCCTTGGTGACCAAGACGAGCCTGTTCTGTATGACTGTGGAGAAACACGGCCACTCTCTGCAATTCTCGATGAGACACCGGGCCTAGCACCAACTGAAACTGACAACAGCGAGACGCAGTCTGTACAGGCTGGGCAAGTCAATACTGCGTGGGAGGAGACAGACGAGGACGACCCGCCAACACTCGAGTCGTTTGTCGAGAGCGACCTTGTTGAAGAACGGGATAGCGTCGTTCCGAAACAAGCGGTATTCAATCGATATCGTGAATGGGCTGCCGAACACGATATCTCAGATCCGTTGAATAAGAGTTGGTTTTCTCGAAAACTCAATGATCATCTGGAGTTCGGATCTACGCGACTGAGAGTTGAGGGAACACTCGTTCACCATTACACCGGAATCCGTCTCCGTACAACTCAGGAGTCCGAATATGAGAAGTAA